The uncultured Desulfuromonas sp. genome has a segment encoding these proteins:
- a CDS encoding ammonia-forming cytochrome c nitrite reductase subunit c552 gives MPKKHFFSARLRVSLFLLFLLSAIMIAVNGNTITSAHNTRGIPTKGLTTIELGKTYPAQYESWKATAEPTPADKSKYKRGYDTDGILYSKIDEYPYLALLLNGWGYGAEFTEPRGHVYMIEDQVDIEPTRLKAGGSCLSCKTPYAQDLQTELGEDYFKKSYAELRDDIPAQDQLLGVTCVDCHNTDDLSLKISRGFTLGKALPQIGKQPSDLSNQDKRSLVCAQCHVTYTMPKNAQMKTTDVLFPWSGSQWGNISVENIIATIKSDPTYKEWTQSVTGFKLGFVRHPEFEFFSKDSPHWQAGLSCADCHMPSTDAADQTISDHRIMSPLKNDLTACAACHTEEPNSLREMVFAIQDNTATAMINTGYALAGVAKLFELAHHSSAAGTITTTSFYQQAKEAYEQAFYRLMFIQNENSTGFHNPPEATRILNDTEKYTNTAERLLREAIITSGITIPEIVDLELDQYLYNRGNKKLNFNPDMEIVLPQTPHYPDSLSEEPHQIKLPSANAALPQ, from the coding sequence ATGCCTAAGAAACATTTTTTCAGTGCCAGATTACGCGTATCGCTATTCCTTTTGTTTCTGCTCTCTGCCATCATGATTGCTGTGAATGGCAACACAATAACGTCAGCCCATAATACTCGTGGAATTCCAACAAAAGGCCTAACAACTATTGAGCTTGGGAAAACCTACCCAGCACAATATGAGTCTTGGAAAGCGACAGCCGAGCCAACGCCTGCGGACAAAAGTAAATATAAGCGTGGCTATGACACAGACGGCATCCTTTACAGCAAAATTGATGAGTACCCCTACTTGGCTTTGTTACTGAATGGCTGGGGGTACGGAGCTGAATTTACCGAACCACGTGGGCATGTGTACATGATTGAAGACCAAGTGGATATTGAGCCAACCCGTCTCAAAGCAGGAGGCTCGTGTTTAAGCTGTAAAACACCATATGCCCAAGATTTGCAGACTGAATTGGGTGAGGACTACTTCAAAAAATCGTATGCTGAATTACGTGATGATATCCCGGCTCAAGACCAATTATTGGGAGTGACTTGTGTTGATTGTCATAACACGGACGATCTGTCTCTCAAAATCTCTCGCGGTTTTACTCTGGGCAAAGCCCTGCCCCAGATTGGAAAGCAACCGTCCGATTTATCCAATCAGGATAAACGATCTCTAGTGTGTGCACAGTGTCACGTCACCTACACCATGCCGAAAAATGCGCAAATGAAGACAACAGATGTTCTTTTCCCATGGTCCGGGAGCCAGTGGGGAAACATCAGTGTTGAAAACATTATTGCCACGATCAAATCCGATCCCACCTATAAAGAGTGGACGCAAAGCGTGACGGGATTCAAACTCGGCTTTGTGCGTCACCCGGAGTTTGAATTTTTCTCCAAAGACAGTCCACACTGGCAAGCGGGTTTATCCTGTGCAGACTGCCACATGCCGAGTACAGATGCAGCGGACCAAACAATTTCCGACCATCGGATCATGAGTCCGTTAAAAAACGACCTAACAGCTTGTGCGGCCTGTCACACTGAAGAACCCAATAGCCTGCGGGAGATGGTTTTTGCCATTCAGGACAACACGGCAACGGCAATGATCAACACAGGCTACGCCCTGGCTGGGGTGGCAAAGCTTTTTGAGCTGGCTCATCACAGCTCCGCAGCAGGAACCATTACCACCACTTCTTTCTATCAGCAGGCAAAAGAGGCCTATGAACAGGCTTTTTACCGCTTGATGTTTATCCAAAACGAAAACTCCACCGGATTTCACAACCCGCCGGAAGCTACTCGCATCCTGAACGATACCGAAAAGTACACAAATACTGCAGAACGCTTACTCCGTGAGGCCATCATCACATCAGGAATAACGATTCCAGAGATTGTTGATTTGGAGTTGGACCAGTACCTGTATAACCGTGGAAATAAGAAACTGAACTTCAACCCCGACATGGAAATTGTACTGCCACAGACACCTCATTATCCCGATAGTCTGTCGGAAGAGCCCCATCAAATAAAACTTCCGTCTGCGAACGCTGCATTGCCACAGTAA
- the hcp gene encoding hydroxylamine reductase yields the protein MSMFCFQCQEAAKGTGCTIAGVCGKKEDTAGLQDLLVYNLKGLAVVAEEAKSQNKLDESIGLFICQALFATITNANFDNQRIKELIKATIAKRDALKLAIGFNSDANVTNWNGTESEYAAKAAQVGVLSQPNEDVRSLRELLIYGLKGMAAYTDHAAMLGFQNRDIYEFMISALAGTTRELGVEEMIGQVLKCGEVAVTAMALLDEANTSTYGNPEITKVNIGVRNNPGILISGHDLKDMEELLKQTEGTGVDVYTHSEMLPANYYPEFKKYDHFVGNYGNAWWQQDKEFTSFNGPILMTTNCITPVKDAYRDRIYTTGMAGWPGVTHIAERPDGGNKDFSEIIEKAKSCPAPVEIETGEIVGGFAHAQVMALADKVVDAVKSGAIKRFVVMAGCDGRHTSRSYFTEVAQELPQDAVILTAGCAKYRYNKLDLGDIGGIPRVLDAGQCNDSYSLAYIALKLKEVFELDDINDLPISYDIAWYEQKAVVVLLALLHLGVKHIRLGPTLPAFLSPNVAKVLVENFDIKPIGEVKTDVAAIMAGK from the coding sequence ATGAGTATGTTTTGTTTTCAATGTCAGGAAGCCGCGAAAGGAACCGGTTGCACCATCGCCGGCGTCTGCGGAAAAAAAGAGGACACCGCAGGACTGCAGGACCTATTAGTCTACAACTTGAAGGGTTTGGCCGTTGTCGCCGAAGAGGCAAAATCACAGAACAAACTGGATGAGTCCATCGGCTTGTTCATCTGCCAAGCCCTGTTTGCCACCATTACCAACGCCAACTTTGACAACCAGCGCATCAAAGAACTCATCAAGGCCACCATTGCCAAGCGGGATGCCCTGAAACTGGCCATTGGCTTCAATAGTGATGCCAACGTCACCAACTGGAACGGAACTGAATCCGAGTACGCTGCAAAAGCGGCGCAGGTCGGCGTCCTTTCACAGCCCAACGAAGACGTACGCTCATTGCGTGAATTGCTCATTTACGGCCTGAAGGGCATGGCCGCCTACACGGATCATGCGGCCATGTTGGGTTTCCAGAACCGTGATATTTATGAATTCATGATTTCAGCACTGGCTGGCACGACACGCGAGCTGGGTGTCGAAGAAATGATTGGCCAAGTGCTTAAATGCGGAGAAGTGGCCGTGACAGCCATGGCCTTACTGGACGAAGCCAACACGTCAACCTATGGCAATCCGGAGATCACCAAGGTCAATATCGGGGTGCGCAACAACCCCGGCATTCTCATTTCCGGCCACGACCTTAAAGACATGGAAGAGCTGCTTAAGCAGACCGAAGGTACCGGCGTTGATGTCTATACGCACAGTGAGATGCTGCCGGCAAACTACTATCCAGAATTCAAGAAATACGATCACTTTGTCGGTAACTATGGCAATGCCTGGTGGCAGCAGGACAAGGAGTTCACTTCTTTCAACGGACCGATTCTGATGACAACCAACTGCATCACTCCGGTCAAGGACGCCTACCGAGACCGGATCTACACCACCGGCATGGCCGGCTGGCCTGGAGTCACCCATATCGCGGAACGCCCTGATGGTGGCAACAAAGATTTCTCCGAGATCATCGAGAAAGCGAAAAGCTGTCCGGCTCCGGTGGAGATTGAAACCGGGGAAATTGTCGGAGGGTTTGCTCACGCCCAGGTCATGGCTCTGGCAGACAAAGTTGTTGACGCGGTTAAATCGGGAGCCATCAAGCGTTTTGTCGTCATGGCGGGATGTGATGGTCGCCATACCAGCCGCAGCTATTTTACCGAAGTTGCCCAAGAGCTACCACAAGACGCGGTTATCCTAACCGCCGGGTGTGCAAAATACCGTTACAACAAGCTTGATCTCGGGGATATTGGCGGCATTCCCCGTGTGCTTGATGCCGGTCAGTGCAATGACTCATACTCTCTGGCCTACATCGCACTGAAGCTTAAAGAGGTCTTCGAACTCGACGACATCAATGACCTGCCCATTTCCTATGACATCGCCTGGTATGAACAAAAAGCCGTCGTCGTGTTGCTGGCGCTGCTTCATCTCGGTGTGAAACACATCCGCCTCGGACCGACATTGCCAGCATTCCTGTCGCCCAATGTCGCCAAGGTGTTGGTCGAAAATTTTGATATCAAGCCGATCGGTGAAGTTAAAACCGATGTCGCCGCGATCATGGCTGGAAAATGA
- a CDS encoding efflux RND transporter periplasmic adaptor subunit, translating to MKKMIISGLIVCVIGAAGFMVVQKKHQLAKATQITQRPVAVRMAEVKRGSLILGHSYLSEVEAERVCKVSSRVTSSIVKIAVTEGDQVHQGQPLIQLDDSESKAIVAETQAQLKERQAQFTALKTTLESQKKNLIFWQKEAKRDRYLAEQGAIAKAQADATIDRLDETKGRVNATEYSLQAIEAQISAAEKRLNQASIRLSYATLTAPFAGVIRNRIADPGDLATPGTVLMEVEDDSTSKLVFTVPQDETHLIHCGTSVTTKGLPTSTNLHISRIHPALNQDRTLTVEVDLPSDLSIRAGRYLPVDVAFETLEDVLLVPEGCLIPIPQGKTAVFIVEDGVTHPVVVQCLAVKDNMAAIEGIPVGTKVVQSTFLGWNRLAGGERVEVVE from the coding sequence ATGAAAAAAATGATCATTTCTGGTCTGATTGTTTGTGTTATAGGTGCCGCTGGTTTTATGGTCGTTCAAAAAAAACACCAACTGGCAAAGGCAACACAAATCACCCAGCGGCCAGTCGCCGTTAGAATGGCAGAAGTAAAACGCGGATCATTAATCCTGGGCCATTCCTACTTATCCGAAGTTGAAGCGGAACGAGTCTGCAAAGTTTCAAGTAGAGTCACATCGTCCATTGTCAAAATTGCCGTTACAGAGGGAGATCAAGTTCATCAGGGACAACCCCTGATTCAACTCGATGATAGCGAATCAAAGGCCATTGTTGCTGAGACACAAGCTCAATTAAAAGAACGTCAGGCACAATTTACAGCATTGAAAACAACGCTGGAGTCGCAAAAAAAGAATCTGATTTTCTGGCAAAAGGAAGCAAAACGAGATCGTTATCTGGCAGAACAAGGAGCAATCGCCAAAGCTCAGGCAGACGCCACCATTGACCGTTTAGATGAAACAAAGGGGCGCGTCAATGCAACAGAATATTCTCTCCAGGCTATAGAAGCACAAATAAGCGCCGCAGAGAAAAGGCTGAATCAAGCCTCTATCAGGTTATCATATGCGACACTAACAGCACCATTTGCGGGAGTGATCAGAAATCGGATAGCTGACCCCGGCGACCTTGCGACTCCCGGCACCGTCCTTATGGAAGTGGAGGATGACAGTACTTCAAAGCTGGTTTTCACTGTCCCCCAAGATGAAACCCATTTGATCCATTGCGGAACCAGCGTTACGACCAAAGGGCTGCCAACCAGTACTAATCTCCACATTTCCAGAATCCATCCAGCATTAAATCAAGACCGAACACTAACAGTAGAAGTCGACCTTCCCTCCGACCTTTCGATACGAGCAGGACGTTATCTTCCCGTGGACGTTGCCTTTGAGACTCTGGAAGATGTGCTGCTGGTGCCAGAAGGCTGTCTTATACCAATACCTCAGGGAAAAACCGCTGTGTTTATTGTCGAAGATGGTGTGACTCATCCTGTCGTTGTTCAATGTCTCGCCGTTAAGGATAACATGGCTGCGATAGAGGGAATTCCCGTTGGCACAAAAGTTGTGCAATCGACATTTTTAGGCTGGAACCGCCTTGCGGGTGGTGAACGGGTTGAGGTAGTGGAATGA